In Cellulomonas sp. JZ18, the DNA window TGCTCAGGACGGGGTACAGCGTCCCGGTGGACAGCTCGTCGAGCCCGGCCTCACGCAGGCGGACGACGAGCGCGTACCCGTACGCCTCCTCGTGCGCCAGGGCGGCGAGGACGAGCATCGGCAGCACGCCCTTGAGGAGCTGGGGGTCCCGCGCGTCGGCCACGACTGCACGGTATCGCCTGCTAGTAGGTGTCGCCAAGTACCAGGTCACGACGCGGTCCGCGAAGACGAGCCGACCCCGCGGGAGGCCACGACGACGTCAGAGGGGGCGCCCCGCCCGCATCTCCGCGAGCAGCGCGCGCACCACAGGCTCCAGCTCGCCCGCGTGCCGCCGCGCGACCGCGCGCTGCCGCTGGTACGACGCCCCGCGGCGCAGGATCACGCGCACCTGCTCGAGCTCCTCGGTGCAGCCGAGCCGCTCCGCGACCGGGGCGAGCGTCGTGAGCCACCGGCCGACCGAGTCCGTGACGAGCTCCTCGTCGCCGTCCGCGTCCGTGATGACGATCGCGTCCATGCCGTAGCGCGCCGAGCGCCACTTGTTCTCCTGCACGAACCACGGCGGCATCGTCGGCACGGGCCCGCCGGCGTCGAGCAGCGACGAGAAGTGCTCGACGAGGCAGTGCGTCAGCGCGGAGATCGCGGTGACCTCGAGCAGGTTCGTCGCGCCGTCGGCGATGCGCATCTCGAGCGTGCCGAACCGCGGGGAGGGGCGCACGTCCCAGCGCACCTCGTCGACCTGGTCGATCACGCCGGTGTGCATCATGTCGCCCACGTACTGCTCCAGCTCGGACCAGGCGTGCAGCTGCGGCGGGAGCCCCGCGGTGGGCAGCTGCTGGAACAGCAGCGCCCGGTTCGAGGCGTACCCCGTGTCCTTGCCCGCCCAGAAGGGCGACGACGCGGACAGCGACTGGATGTGCGGCAGCACGGTGAGCATGGCGCGCTGCAGCGGCAGCACCTTGTCCCGGTCCTCGACGCCCACGTGCACGTGCACGCCGTAGATGAGCATCTGGCGACCCCACCACTGCGTGCGGTCGATGAGGGTGGCGTACCGCTCCTTGTCGGTGACGCGCTGCGTCGCCCAGTTCGCGAACGGGTGCGTGCCCCCGCCCATGACCTCGATGCGCAGCGGCTCGGCGGCGGCGCGCACCTCGTCGAGCGCCCGGCGCAGGTCCTCGCCGGCCTCGCCGACGGTGGTGCACTTGCCCGAGGAGATCTCGACGGTGTTGAGCAGCAGCTCGGACGTGATGTGCGGGTGGTCGGTCCCGTCCGCCGGGCGCACGGCGTCGAAGATCGCCTCCGCCGCCTGCCGCAGGTCGCCCGAGTCGACGTCGACGAGCGCGACCTCCCACTCGATGCCGACCGTCGAGCGCTCCGACCGTGCGAACGGCAGCGGGACGGGCGCGGCCATCAGACCGGCTCCACCACGAGGACGCGCTGCTGCCCCGCGACACGCGTCAGCACCACCGTCCCCTCGGCGCCGCCGCGCAGGTCCAGCTGGCGCCGCAGCGTCTCGGGCACGACGGCCGTGCCCCGCTTCTTGATGGTGAGCCGTCCGACGTCGCGCTCGCGCAGGTACGTGCGCAGCCGCTTGAGCCCGAACGGCAGGTCGTCGAGCACCCGGTAGGCGGTGGCCAGCGGGTCCGGGGTGAGGGCGTCGGCGGTCACGTAGGCGATGGTGGGGTCCACGAGCCGACCGCGCACGCGCTGGGCGACCGTGCCGACCAGCCCGGCGCGGATGACCGCGCCGTCGGGCTCGTACAGGTAGGCGCCGACCGGGCCGACCGGGGGAGCGGCGTCCTCGCCGTCGGGGTCGGCGCGCAGCGTGTGCGCGTGCCCGCCCCGCAGCACGAGCGCGGTCCGCCCCGGGCCGTCAGGGGCCAGCGGACCGAACCACAGGCCGACCTCGACGACGTCGCCGTCGACCGAGACCCACTGCGCCTCCGCGTCGACGGGCAGGTCGCGGTGCGCGATGCCGGGGCCGAGCTTGAGGCCGAGCGCGGGGACGCTCGCGCGTGCCGCGAGCACCGCGTCGAGGGGCGGGGCGTACGCCTGCGGGTCGAACACGCGCCGGCCGGTCCCGGTGCGGCGCGCCGGGTCCGCCCAGACCCCGTCGACGCCCTCCGCCGCGAGGTCGAGCGCGAGGCCGTCGCCGTGCCGGACCTCGACCTCGGGGAAGGCCCGCAGGTTCACGGTGGCGAGCGCGGCCGTGGTCTCGTCGACGTCCGTCGCGAGGACCCGCAGGCCCACCCCGGCCAGCGCCAGCGCGTCGGCGCCCAGACCGCAGGTCAGGTCTGCGACGTGGGTGCAGCCCGCGTCACGGAACCGCCGGGCGTGGTGCGCCGCGACCTCGAGGCGCGTGGCCTGCTCGAGCCCGGCGGGCGTGAACAGCATGCCGTCGGCGAAGTCGCCGAGCTTGGTCCGTGCCTTCGCGCGCAGGCGAGACTGCGTGAGCGCGGCCGCGACGAGACCGGGGTCGAGCCCCTCGCGCTGGAGCCGTTCGGCGAGCGGCAGCGCCAGGCGCTCGTCGTAGGGCGGCAGCGCCTGCAGCAGCGCCCACCCCTCGGGGTGCAGCAGCTTGGCCAGCCCGGCGTGGTCCACGGCGCCCAGCCTGCCACGCCCACGGTCCTGGGGCGTCGTCGCGGCCGGGGTGCGGCGCGCGCCCGGCGCACGCGACGCGCTGGCACTCCGGTTGACCGAGTGCTAACGCGTTCCTAGAGTGAGGAACTGGCACTCTCCTGGTGAGTGTGCCAACCGCGCCAGTGGTCCCGGCACCCGCGACGACGGCGGCCCGACGGTGCGGCGCAGACATTTTCCGCTGAAGAACAACTCATGCGAAGGGGAGGTCCGCTGTGTCGGTCTCCATCAAGCCGCTCGAGGACCGCATCGTCGTCAAGGCCCTCGAGGCCGAGACGACCACGGCGTCGGGTCTCGTGATCCCGGACAGCGCCAAGGAGAAGCCGCAGGAGGGCGAGGTCCTCGCGGTGGGCCCGGGCCGCATCGACGACAAGGGCAACCGCGTCCCGCTCGACGTCGCGGTCGGCGACAAGGTCATCTACTCCAAGTACGGCGGCACCGAGGTGAAGTACGCCGGCGAGGAGTACCTCATCCTCTCCGCGCGCGACGTGCTCGCGGTCGTCGCCTGACGCAGCGACGCACCGGCCGGGCGCAGCCCGGTGACCACGAGAGCCCCTCCCGGTCGGGAGGGGGCTCTCGTGCGTGCGGGGCGGGTGCGCCGGTCCGTGCCCGCGCCCGGCCGGCTCGTCCCCCCACGGGACGCGCGACCGGGAGCGGACGCACGACCGCCCCGGAGCTGGCGCCGCTCGTCGTCGAGCGGCCCCCGCTCCGGGGCGGTCGGGCTCGGGGTCAGGCGGTGACGCGGCGGCCGGCGCGCTCGGCCAGGACGGCGGCACGCTCGTCCTCGGACAGGCCGCCCCACACGCCGTAGGGCTCGCGCACGGCGAGCGACTGCTCGCGGCACTCGTTGATCACGGGGCACGTGGCGCAGATGGCCTTGGCGGCCTCCGCACGACGGCGACGGGCCGAGCCGCGCTCGCCCTCCGGGTGGAAGAAGAGGTCCTGGTCGGCGTCGCGGCAGGCTCCCTCGAACTGCCACTCCCACAGGTCCATCACCGGTCCGGGCAGACGCGAGATCTCGGCCATGTGCTCCTCCTCGTACGACGTCGTCCGGCGGGTGACACCCGGACGGAAGCTGCGGGGGCCGCGCCTCGGGACCGTGGTCCCCGTGGCGCGTTCCTGCGATGTGCCGCAACCGTACAACCGCGCCAGAAGTTGTTCAAGACCCTCTTCTGAATCGATCGCCTGCAACGATCTGGACGGACGGTCAGGAGGCCCGTGGGACCGTGACCATGACGTCCGTCCTGGTGAGCACGGCAGACACCCTCGCGTCAGCGCCGCATGCTCGCTGGCGCGGTTCTGGCGCGATTCGGGCCGGCGCACGGGCGGGGGTGACGCGATCGGGGGAGCGGGGGCGTCCTGGGGGCCGCCGGCTGGCAGAATCGCGCCATGACCGAGCCGGAGGACCCGCCCACGGCGGCACCGGCGTCCCCGGGCACCCACCCCCGGACGGCGGACGGGCTCGGGGCGGCACCGGACGTGGACGCCGGCCCGCTGCCGGGCTCGGCCCCGCTGACCGTCGCCGCCGTGGCGCGCCGGCTCGGCGTCGCGCCCGCCACGCTGCGCACGTGGGACCGCCGCTACGGCCTCGGGCCCTCGGAGCACTCGGCCGGTGCGCACCGCCGGTACTCGGGGCACGACCTGGAGCGCCTGCTCGTCATGCGGCGCCTGACGCTCGAGGGCGTGGCCCCGGCGGAGGCGGCACGCCTCGCGCTCGCCTCGGCCGCCGAGGGCCCGCGCTCCGCGCAGACCAGCACCGACCTCACGTCGCGGCTGCCCGCCGGCGAGGTCGCGCCGCCCGTCCCCGCCGAGCAGCACCCCGACGCCACGCCGTCGCCGCAGGAGACCGCGCCGCGCGCGCCGGTCGAGCCCCGCACGGGCACCACGCCGAGCACCGCGGCGGCCGTCGTCGCGCTCGTGGACGCGGCCCTCGCGGGCCGGTCGGACCGCTGCGCCGGTCTCCTGACGGTCGGCGCGCCCGAGGGGTCTCCGGCTGGTGGACCGGCCTCGTCGAGCCCGCGCTGCGCGCCCTCGCGCAGCGGACCGTCGTCGAGCGCCCCGGGGTGGACGCGCAGGCGACGCTGACCGCGGCGGCGCTGGGGGCGCTGCGGGCGCACACGGCGCAGGACCCGGCACCGGGTGCGCCCGTGGTGCTGCTGCTGCCGGCCCCGGGCGAGGCCCGCCCGCTCGTGGTGCACGCGCTCGCCGCCGCCCTCGTGGGCGGCGGGGTCGACGCGCGGCTCGTCGGGGGACCGGTGTCGACCCGGCACGCGGGCGAGCTGGCGGTCATGACCCGGGCGCGGGCGGTCGTCACGGTGTTCGAGCGTGCGACGCCGGACCTGTCCGTCGTCGCACGCCTGGCGCAGGAGCGTCCGGACCTGCCGCAGTACGTGATGGTCCGGGACGGCGCCGCCGAGCGGGTGCCGCTCGACCGGTCGGTGCACCGCGCGCGCACGTTCGTCGGCCTCCTGCACGAGGCGCTCGCGGCGGTCGGGGAGTCGTCCTCCCTGTGACCGGGGCGACTGTCCAGTAACGTCGACGCACCCGAACGCGTGATCACGAGCCGGACGGGGCCTCCCAAGCGGGAGGAATGGGTGTCGCGACGCGCCCGCCGTCGTCCACCAGGGCTAACGTGACGCACCGTTGACGCCGATGCGGCCATGAGGGTGACCGGCGCGCGCGAGGAGGATCACATGGCAGGCGTCGTGGTGTGCCACGGCTCGGCGGCCGTCCGGGAACGGCTCGTCGTGACGTCGATCGGGGTGCCGTCGCTCGCACCGGTGCGGGCGGCCGCCACGGCGGACGAGCTCGTCGCGCTCGCGCGGCGCATCGCGCCCACCGTCGTGCTGCTCGACGCGCACCTGCCCGGTGCGGGACCGGCGGAGGCGATCCGTCGCCTGCGGGCCGTCGCGCCGGCAGCGGCCGTCGTGCTGCTCGCGGGGCCCGAGGACGGCGAGGCGCTCGACCGGGCGCTCGCGCTCGGGGCGCGGGGGTTCCTCGCGCCGGACGTCGGCCGCGCCGAGCTGGCCGCCGTCGCCGCGCACGTGCAGGCGAGCCCCGCGGCGTCCGCCGCCGGTGCCCCGGCGCCCGCGGCGCCCGCCGGCCCGCACGCCGTGCCGTCGCTGCAGGAGGCCGCGCCGTCGCGCGTCGAGGCGCCCGTCGGTGCCCGACCGGCCGACGGCACCCCGGTGCTCACCAAGCGTGAGATCGAGGTGCTCGTGGGCATGAGCCACGGGCGCTCCAACGCCCAGATCGGCCAGGAGCTGTTCCTGTCCGAGGACACGGTGAAGACGCACGCGCGCCGGCTGTTCCGCAAGCTCGGCGCGGCGGACCGTGCCCAGGCGGTGGCCATCGGCCTGCGCCGGGGCATCATCGACTGACCCCGGGGCGGCCGACCGCCGCGGGGCGGCTGCACGGCTGCCGTTCGCCCGGTGCTCGGGGCCTCCGCGTGGCGGTGGCAGGACGTCGGCGCGACGGTGCCGATCGAGCCGGACCGCTTCTCCCCGTGACCCGTCGAGGCCCGCGGGAACCGCACGCTCGTCGACCGGGTCGGTGGCGACCTGCTGCCGCTCGCGCCGGACCACGGCTGCTTGCAGGACCGTGCGGGCGACCGGGCGTCCACGCCTCGGTACGGTCCCCCGGACCCCTCCCGGCGGCGCGGACGGGGTCCCCGGGGGTCGTATCCTGGGGAGATGACGGAGCTGGCACCCGGCGCCCCGGCCGACCCGTTCGCCCGTATCGGCCTCACCTACGACGACGTCCTCCTCCTCCCCGGGGAGACGGACGTGATCCCCAGCGAGGTCGACACGACCTCGCGGCTCACGCGCGAGATCTCGGTCCGCGTGCCGCTGCTCTCCGCGGCGATGGACACCGTGACCGAGGCGCGCATGGCCATCGCCATGGCCCGCCAGGGCGGCGTGGGCATCGTGCACCGCAACCTCTCCATCGCCGACCAGGCCCACCACGTGGACCGCGTCAAGCGCAGCGAGTCCGGCATGGTGAGCGACCCGGTGACGATCTCGCCGGACGCGACGCTGGCCGAGCTCGACCGCCTGTGCGGCACCTACCGCGTCTCGGGACTGCCCGTCGTGGACGCCGACGAGCGCCTCGTCGGCATCATCACCAACCGCGACCTGCGCTTCGTGCCGCCCGGCGAGTTCGAGACCCGGCGGGTGCGCGACGTCATGACGTCGATGCCGCTCGTCACCGCGCCGGTGGGCATCGCCCGCCAGGACGCGGCCGCGCTGCTCGCGAAGCACAAGGTGGAGAAGCTGCCGCTGGTGGACGCGGCCGGCAAGCTCGCCGGCCTCATCACGGTCAAGGACTTCGTGAAGTCCGAGCAG includes these proteins:
- a CDS encoding glutamate--cysteine ligase, translating into MAAPVPLPFARSERSTVGIEWEVALVDVDSGDLRQAAEAIFDAVRPADGTDHPHITSELLLNTVEISSGKCTTVGEAGEDLRRALDEVRAAAEPLRIEVMGGGTHPFANWATQRVTDKERYATLIDRTQWWGRQMLIYGVHVHVGVEDRDKVLPLQRAMLTVLPHIQSLSASSPFWAGKDTGYASNRALLFQQLPTAGLPPQLHAWSELEQYVGDMMHTGVIDQVDEVRWDVRPSPRFGTLEMRIADGATNLLEVTAISALTHCLVEHFSSLLDAGGPVPTMPPWFVQENKWRSARYGMDAIVITDADGDEELVTDSVGRWLTTLAPVAERLGCTEELEQVRVILRRGASYQRQRAVARRHAGELEPVVRALLAEMRAGRPL
- a CDS encoding MerR family transcriptional regulator, whose amino-acid sequence is MTEPEDPPTAAPASPGTHPRTADGLGAAPDVDAGPLPGSAPLTVAAVARRLGVAPATLRTWDRRYGLGPSEHSAGAHRRYSGHDLERLLVMRRLTLEGVAPAEAARLALASAAEGPRSAQTSTDLTSRLPAGEVAPPVPAEQHPDATPSPQETAPRAPVEPRTGTTPSTAAAVVALVDAALAGRSDRCAGLLTVGAPEGSPAGGPASSSPRCAPSRSGPSSSAPGWTRRRR
- the groES gene encoding co-chaperone GroES, with product MSVSIKPLEDRIVVKALEAETTTASGLVIPDSAKEKPQEGEVLAVGPGRIDDKGNRVPLDVAVGDKVIYSKYGGTEVKYAGEEYLILSARDVLAVVA
- a CDS encoding class I SAM-dependent methyltransferase, giving the protein MDHAGLAKLLHPEGWALLQALPPYDERLALPLAERLQREGLDPGLVAAALTQSRLRAKARTKLGDFADGMLFTPAGLEQATRLEVAAHHARRFRDAGCTHVADLTCGLGADALALAGVGLRVLATDVDETTAALATVNLRAFPEVEVRHGDGLALDLAAEGVDGVWADPARRTGTGRRVFDPQAYAPPLDAVLAARASVPALGLKLGPGIAHRDLPVDAEAQWVSVDGDVVEVGLWFGPLAPDGPGRTALVLRGGHAHTLRADPDGEDAAPPVGPVGAYLYEPDGAVIRAGLVGTVAQRVRGRLVDPTIAYVTADALTPDPLATAYRVLDDLPFGLKRLRTYLRERDVGRLTIKKRGTAVVPETLRRQLDLRGGAEGTVVLTRVAGQQRVLVVEPV
- a CDS encoding response regulator transcription factor: MAGVVVCHGSAAVRERLVVTSIGVPSLAPVRAAATADELVALARRIAPTVVLLDAHLPGAGPAEAIRRLRAVAPAAAVVLLAGPEDGEALDRALALGARGFLAPDVGRAELAAVAAHVQASPAASAAGAPAPAAPAGPHAVPSLQEAAPSRVEAPVGARPADGTPVLTKREIEVLVGMSHGRSNAQIGQELFLSEDTVKTHARRLFRKLGAADRAQAVAIGLRRGIID
- a CDS encoding WhiB family transcriptional regulator; its protein translation is MAEISRLPGPVMDLWEWQFEGACRDADQDLFFHPEGERGSARRRRAEAAKAICATCPVINECREQSLAVREPYGVWGGLSEDERAAVLAERAGRRVTA